Genomic segment of Arachnia propionica:
GGGCATGACCCATCACGATCCGCGGCTGTTGGAGTACCTGCACGACAAATACCGCTGACCCCACCTCCCCAAAACTGGTTGAGCCGACCTGCGAGCGTCAGCGAGCAGATCGAGTCGAAACCCCTTGCGCATGCCTGGGGACTGAAGTCAAGTTCTGGCCACCGGATGTCAGTGGTGGTTTCGACACGGGCCGCTCGTTCCTCGCGACCCGGCTCAACCAGCTTCGGGAAAAGGAAGTTCGTTGAGCCGACCCGCGAGCATCAGCGAGTAGGTCGAGTCGAAACCAGGCCGCAGAGCGGTCAGCCTTCGGGGATCTCGCGATACATGGTCACGGGATAGTCGGACTCGGTCATGTGCAGCCACTCCTTGGCGGTGAAGCCGAAGCGCTCGTAGAGTCGCTGACTTCCCAGGGTGGTGGCTTCCAGGTATGCGGGCAGACCGGCCTCGTCGACCACCTCGAGGCGGTGGTTCAGCAGCCGCGACCCGATACCGAGGCCACGCGCCTCCTCACCGACGACGATGTCGACGAGGTACCAGTGGGCGTGATCGGGACGGCTCTTGGCAAAGACATCGAGAGTCCTCAGGGTCTGCGGCAGGTGACGCAACCCCACCGCCGAGACCACCCGCGGCAGCTCACGCACCTTCGCCCAGCTGGATGTCTTGCGGTCGGGCGATTCCCAAGCCGCGGCGCCGACCAGGCGGCCGTCGTCCTCCCGGCGGGCCAAATCAACGGCCCCTCCCGCCATCGCCCCGGTCCGCAACTCGGACAGGAACACCTTCGTCAGACGCTGCAACCGGTTCCGCTCCCCCGGGATCATCACCGCGATCACCGGGTCGTCGTGGAAAGCCGCAGCGAACAGACCAGCCACCTCCGGCAGGTCCGCCTCCTCCCCCTGGACGATGGCAATGGTCATTCGGTATCCCTTCGGCGGTCGTGGTCTTGATGGTTTGCGGCCCCCTTGGTAGGGAGCGGGTCTGATTCATCAGACTACCAGCAAGACAAATACGAGGAGACTTACACACAGAAGGCACCTAGGCCAGCGAAACCCTTAGTCAGACCACGCTTGAGGACGGCTGTGAATAAGCCTCATTCTTTTTGCTCTACTGTGCTTGCACCTGATTCTTCAATGAGAGGAGCAGCAAACTCTCTGCGATACACCCAATCATTACTAGGCAAAGGGCTATGGGGCGTGTAGTCAATACTGCGAGCCGGTATATCCGTGAGCTGAGTAAACAAATTGCCATCGAACGACACTGCCCCAAACCCGCTGGACTCATAATAGGAAAGACCCACCAGGCGAGCTGCGACATCTTGGGGCGTGAACTCACTGTTCTTCAATCCTCTACGGACACACTCAATTAGTTTGTCCCGCTCCAGCGAGGCGAGAACTTGCTTCAACAGAAGCGCCATACGGATATCTGGGCAGGCGTTGTCACGTTCGCACAAATTAGCAAGAATCTCTGGCACCAACCGTCGACATTCACGGTCAAGCGTAGCTTTAAGCGCGGAGATCGTTTCGACTTCCAAGCCTTCAACTCGCTCCGCAGCAAGCGATATTACCTCCAACCTTCGATCAGGGAGCTTGCAGGCTCCTAGCTCGTGGTCCAAGTTCACATCAGGATCTTCCTCCAGCAATAAATGAAGAAGTGCACTGGCCCATCTTAGAAGTGCAAGATATGGCGCTTGCACCACCCAAGGGGCATATGGAATTGACTCCAGCCACTCCATTGCCATCTCCAGCAGAATAGGTTTCAACGGTCCTCTAGGACCATCACGTTTTGACCGCTCGACTACATCCGGGTAGTGAGCATTGATCTTGCTCAAAATAAGATTTAATCGCGCCTCATCAGGCTCATCAAATAACCTCTTTAGTTCACTTAGATCATTTTCTACAGCTTTACTAAGCGCGCGCCTTACAGTCTCGTCAGGAATATCTCCCGCCGGCACCCCCTGAGCCAGGTAGCGGTCAAAATATTCAGGGTTTGCAAATCGCGGGGACTTGAAAGGTCGATTAATCGTCCCGCCGACAGCAGGAAAGATAGCCTCAAGCAAAATCAACGCATCCTTCTTGTCTCGCTCACACTCCAAAGATTGCACGAGGGGATTCCAATCAACTTCCCCCTTCTTCGATGAGGTAGAAACTATTTGACACCCACCAGCTGCCGTGAGTCTAGTCTTCCAATCTTGAAGTTGAGAAAATACGTCAGGAAATTTGACCCTCAGAAACACGGCAAGCACTAGATCCGTATCATCAATCTCCCCCGAGACATGGATAATAAATTCTTCACGTAGCTGAGCGAAAAACCTTTCGATAGCACGCGGAGTACTGAGCTGCGACGGCATTGTTTTCAAGATGATATTACTAATGCGGCGATATTCGAAGCCTCTTCCCATTTTATCCAATAACAGTTCAGTCAATCCATCAGATATAAGTTTTACAATCTGCCCGCCCAGCAGAGGAGGAAGTGTGAGTGGATACTGAACAATCTTTTCCATAAAGGCGCGCGCCCGCGCCTGAGACAGGTCTTCCCGACCGGATGACCGGAGAACATCCACCAAGGTCTGTTCGTCATACGCGAGCAGAAAGTCGACTCCGGGAAATCTCCCGAGAAGTCGCACAAGTTTTAGAAGAACAAGCAGTTCATCGACCTGTAGTCGATCAATATCATCTACAGTAATGAGTATCGGGGAATTCAATTCGCGCAACCCGTCGGAGAGCTCTTCGAATAATACTTTCCACGGTTTTTGCTTTTGCAATTTATCTTCAATAGCCCTAGTGATCGAGCCAATCACTCCGCCAACCATTGGGATAAAAGACCCTGCTGATCGAACAACCCACATGTACTCAGCAAGCAACTTTCGAAATCTCTTCCTATTCTTCTTTGGGATATCTGGAACGGCACTAGACAAGACCGCAAAGAACTCCGAAAGCATTCCGTCGATCCCCGCCGTCGCCCAAGGAGTAAATGACACGACTCTCCATTCTTGCTTCGATCTCTGCAGTCGTTTCAAGAATATTGAAATCAATGCGATAGCAGACGATTTTCCACATCCCCACGGGCCTTCGAGTCCGTATACTATACTCGAATCGACCGAATGATTTAGGTGAATCAATTTCGCGATTCGTTCCGCAACAGGGGCGCGATTGAATCTATCTTGATCCACTGCTTTGATCGGATCGTCATGCCAACCCTTGGGCTGCGGACCGCTTGCTTCGCTCAACATGCACCCCACCTATTGAAGCCCCGCATCGCACGACGCCCCGACACTCCGGCGTCAAGAAGATATACGGTTCGAGGTTCAGCCACCACAACACTGCCCTTTCATGTTTCCCCTCATTCCCACGTCAGCTTTTCTCGAAGCCGGAGCTGGGATCGAATTTGAGGACTCGGGCGTTTTCGCTGATGGTTCGGATTTCGGTGTCGTTGAATCCTTCGGTTTTCACCGCTTGAATGTCGATGGTGATCTCCAGGCGGGCCCCTGCCCCTGCCAGGCGGTCGATGATCTCCCGGGTGATGTTTCCAATGTCGCGGGAGTAGAGTTCGGGGTCGATCTTCACCGAGCCGAAGAAACGCGCGGCCACGGTCTTGACCACTTCATCCACCCCGGCCCTGTCGGCTTCCCCAATGCCCGGTGCAACCCGGACCACATCGACGTGTCCCCCCTCCGATTGGCTGTCGGCTGCAGCCGGGGGTGCGGTTTCCCGGGCGGCGCGGTCTGCATCGAGTTGTTCCTGAGCGCGGGCAGGGTCCACCAGCAGGGTGCTGTCGGTAACCTGGATCGTCGCATTCGGGTCGGGTGGCAGCACAAGCCCCCGGTAGCGTCCGGTTTCTGGATCCTTGCCCGCCGCGATTCCGAAGCGTTCGTTCTCCACCAGGATGGCGGTGAGCGCACGCTCGATGGCAGCGTCCAGCACCTCGCGTTTCACGAGCCGATGCATGTAGATGTAGCGGGTGAAATATCCCCACAATTCACCGACGCTGATCTCACCGGTTTCACGCCACCTGGTGCCGAGTTCTTCCCGCAAGGTGGACCCGAGGATTGCCGCTCCGAACTCGGTGACGAGAAGATCATCACGCCGCATCTTGTGAGACACCCGCTCCGCCAATGACCTGCCGCCGGAATCGGGCACCTTCTCCGCCATCAGTTCGAAGGGTTGCGTCGGTTCGGGTTGCACGGGGTAGACCGTCCAAATGAAGGTGCCTCGAATGCGATCCGCGACCACCCGGTCGAAATTGCCCACCTGCTCGTCGGCCTGTTTCCGCTGCTGGACCGACAGGTTGAGGGATTCGCTGGTTGCCTGAACCTGTTTCCACCCGAGATAGGTGCGAGTCGCGGCCTCCAGCCCCTCCAGCTGGTTCCTGTCCGCCAGCAGGAACACCACCGTGTTGCGGTGAATGCGCTGGCTGGCGCCCTTGGCCCCGACGGCGTCATGAACCCACCGGTATGCTTCGGATTCCCGGCTCTCCTGTTTGCGCCAGGAATACCGGGGATGAGCTATGACCAGACGCACATCCTCCAGATCAGGAATGTCGGCACTCGATTCCGGGGCGATGTGAACCCGGTCGAACACGTCGCGGGACCTTTCCTCCGCGCGCAGCCGGCGAGTGATCTCGTTCCACACCTTCTCGGGATCCTCGCGGAGCCGCTCGGCGTAGTCATTGGCCGTCTTGGTCACCGACGGCTGCGTGTCGAACCAGTAATGCCCCTGCTCCTCGTAGAAATAGGTGGACCGCTGGGCCAGTAGTTCGAGGGCACTACCGAAATTGCCCAGCGTGTCGCCGGGAATCGCGGTACCGAGCCATAGGTACTGCTTGTCCAATCCCCTGTGGGTGCTCCGGACGCGCGGAGCCGCACCCATGAAGATCGTGCGCGCCAGCCGCTGGGTGACGAACCGCTGCCCCAGGCTCGGACGCTCCAGGTCGATGCGCTGGGCCGTGGAACTGGGCCCGTCGATGTCGGAATCAATGATCGGTTTCCACTGATCCTCCAGATACTGGGTCAGATCGGTGTTCACCGTCGTTGCGTCCAGCGGCACATTACCGGGAAGGATGAGCGGTGAAGTGTCCTCGGACTTCCACAGCTCGTGGACTATCGACGACACGAGTTTCAGCACGCCACGGGTGCGTTGGAATCGTTCCAGCGTGGACCAGTCCTCGTAGAGCCGATCCAGCAACTCTGGGTGAAGCGGATAGGAGACGCGGATTCGTTTCTCGTACTCGTCACTGACCTTCGCTGCATCGCGCGGGAAAAGCGCCGCATCGCTCTGGTAAAAGCCCACGAAATTGCGCGCCACCGCGGCAATCGTCCTGAGCGCCTCGGCATCCGCGGGCTGGAACAGGCGGCGGCGGACTATCTCGAACGACTCGTTCTTGCTGGACGGCCTCCACTGATCGGCCACCCGGCGAATCACGTTCTGGAGACGCTCCAACGCGAGCTGACCATTCGCGCCACCGACCTCGATATCGCTGCCGGCGCCGGCCGCGCCTGTGTCCGAAGCCGGAATGGAGACCACCAGCATCGCCCCCGGCACGGAGCGGACGATCTCGGTCAGCGACTGGGCGAAGGTGAACTGCGTCTCGAAGGAACCCGACGGCAACTCCTTGTCCGTGACGAGCTGCCTGGCGTAGGCCACCCATTCATCGATCAGGATCAGCGCCGGCGCGTACTTCTGGATCAGCGTTCGCAGGGCCGATCCGGGATTGGTCCCGGAACGATCCGCATCCGCGACCATCTCGTAGGCCTCCCGCCCGCCCAGCTGCCAAGCGAGCTCCCCCCACAGGGTGTGGATCTTCGTGCCGTCCGGTTTGGTGTGCGTGGAGCCGGCCTGCAGGTAGGTTCCCACCAGGGCCACTCGCCGCACCCCGAGCTTCTCGAGCCGAGGGTTTCCGTTCCCGGCGACGAGGTCTTGGATCTCCTGGGGCATGTCCTGCGCGGGGATGCCGCTGAACAGGTGGTAGAGGGCAAGCATCGAGTGGGTTTTGCCGCCGCCGAAGTTGGTCTGGAGGTTCACCACGGGGCTGGCATTGCCGTCGCCGCTCATGCGACGCAGGGCCCGGCTGAGCAGGTCCCGTAGGCCCTCGGTGAGGTAGGTGCGGGTGAAGAACTCCCCCGGGTCGCCGTACTCGGGGCTGGTGGCCTGACCGGTGTGCACCAGGTGCAGGTCGGCGGCAAACTCCGAGGCGGTGAACTCGCCGCGCGCCACGTCGTCGTGCGGATGGATCACCTCGCGCCACGGCTTCAGTCCGCCGCCCGGCTTGAGCGATGCCTTTCTCGTCCTCTTCACCTGCTGGCGGGTCTGGTCCTCGTAGACGGTGCGCCGCAGATCGGAGCGCATCTTGCGCACATCGGCCGCGGAATCGGCGGATCCCACCGCCTGGAGGAGCCGCACGATTGTGTCGAGGGCGCGATCGGTGTCGTCGGAACTGAACGGCGCGTTGTGGGCCCACTGGTTGCGGGTCTCCCGCAGCTCCGAGGCGAAACTCTGCTGCGCCCGGGACAGCACGTCCCTGAACTCGTAACCGCGTTCGGTGATCGCGCGCAGCTGCACCTGGACATCGTGTTTCGCGAGGATCTTCGGGGCACCCCCCCGGCGTCGCGCGTCCTCGTCGGCCCACATCGTCGGCCACTGCGACGATCCGTAGACCTTGGTCATCACCTCGTCCACCACATCCTGGAGACCTTCGGAGAGCAGGTCGAAGGCCTTGCTGATTCGGTCCCGGTTGTTCACTGCCATCGGTGTCTCCTACGACGTGGTGCCTGCGTGTCGGGTGTGGTCAGTCATCTCGGTCCTCGGTTGCCGGGGTGATCTGGTGTCGGGCGATCCGTTCCCGGGCGTCCCGGTAGATCTCCTGGATGCGTGTCTCAAGTTTCTCCTTGGGCGGCAGCGTGGTCCAGTACTCGGCCACGACTATGCCGTCCTTGTGCATCTCCAGCAGCTCCACCTGTTCCCGGCTCGCCTCGGTGCACAGGATGAGGCCGATGGGTGCCTCCTCGCCGGGCTGCCTTTCGTACCGGTCGAGCCATTTGAGGTAGAAGTCCATCTGGCCCTTGTAACTCGGTTTGAACTTCCCGATCTTCAGTTCGACGGCGATCAACCGCCTCAGCGGGCGGCTGAAGAACAGCAGGTCGAGGTAGAAGTCGTCGTTGTCGACGGTCATCCGTTGCTGCCGGGAGACGAATGCCCAGCCGTTGCCGACCTCCAGGAGGAACGCCTCCATCTCCCGGATGATCGCTTCCTCCAGGTCCCGTTCCGCCCAGGAGTCATGCAAACCCAGGAACTCCAAGAAGTAGGGATCGCGGAAACTGTCCGCCGGGATCATCGACCCGCCCAGCGCCTGGGCGTTGGCGATCTCCTTGCGTTCGTAGCCGTGACGCCCGATGAGTTCCCGCAACGCCCGGACGCTCAGTCGCGCGTTGACGGCCTGGTCGATGTAGTAGGCCCGCGCTTCCGGGGACCGGACCGGCAGGAGGGCCAGGATGTGGCTCCAGCTCAATTGTCGCGACAGTGATACGACAATCTCCTCGTCAGAGAAGACCTGAGAGAACTGGATCATGCGGTACAGGTTCGCTCTGGTGAAACCTCGGCCGAACCTCCGAGTCAATTGTGGCTCCAGTGAAGCAACAATCTCTTTGGCGTAGTCAGCGCGAGTTTCACACAGGATCTCCGTGTCGATCAT
This window contains:
- a CDS encoding GNAT family N-acetyltransferase encodes the protein MTIAIVQGEEADLPEVAGLFAAAFHDDPVIAVMIPGERNRLQRLTKVFLSELRTGAMAGGAVDLARREDDGRLVGAAAWESPDRKTSSWAKVRELPRVVSAVGLRHLPQTLRTLDVFAKSRPDHAHWYLVDIVVGEEARGLGIGSRLLNHRLEVVDEAGLPAYLEATTLGSQRLYERFGFTAKEWLHMTESDYPVTMYREIPEG
- a CDS encoding KAP family P-loop NTPase fold protein; this translates as MLSEASGPQPKGWHDDPIKAVDQDRFNRAPVAERIAKLIHLNHSVDSSIVYGLEGPWGCGKSSAIALISIFLKRLQRSKQEWRVVSFTPWATAGIDGMLSEFFAVLSSAVPDIPKKNRKRFRKLLAEYMWVVRSAGSFIPMVGGVIGSITRAIEDKLQKQKPWKVLFEELSDGLRELNSPILITVDDIDRLQVDELLVLLKLVRLLGRFPGVDFLLAYDEQTLVDVLRSSGREDLSQARARAFMEKIVQYPLTLPPLLGGQIVKLISDGLTELLLDKMGRGFEYRRISNIILKTMPSQLSTPRAIERFFAQLREEFIIHVSGEIDDTDLVLAVFLRVKFPDVFSQLQDWKTRLTAAGGCQIVSTSSKKGEVDWNPLVQSLECERDKKDALILLEAIFPAVGGTINRPFKSPRFANPEYFDRYLAQGVPAGDIPDETVRRALSKAVENDLSELKRLFDEPDEARLNLILSKINAHYPDVVERSKRDGPRGPLKPILLEMAMEWLESIPYAPWVVQAPYLALLRWASALLHLLLEEDPDVNLDHELGACKLPDRRLEVISLAAERVEGLEVETISALKATLDRECRRLVPEILANLCERDNACPDIRMALLLKQVLASLERDKLIECVRRGLKNSEFTPQDVAARLVGLSYYESSGFGAVSFDGNLFTQLTDIPARSIDYTPHSPLPSNDWVYRREFAAPLIEESGASTVEQKE
- a CDS encoding DUF499 domain-containing protein codes for the protein MAVNNRDRISKAFDLLSEGLQDVVDEVMTKVYGSSQWPTMWADEDARRRGGAPKILAKHDVQVQLRAITERGYEFRDVLSRAQQSFASELRETRNQWAHNAPFSSDDTDRALDTIVRLLQAVGSADSAADVRKMRSDLRRTVYEDQTRQQVKRTRKASLKPGGGLKPWREVIHPHDDVARGEFTASEFAADLHLVHTGQATSPEYGDPGEFFTRTYLTEGLRDLLSRALRRMSGDGNASPVVNLQTNFGGGKTHSMLALYHLFSGIPAQDMPQEIQDLVAGNGNPRLEKLGVRRVALVGTYLQAGSTHTKPDGTKIHTLWGELAWQLGGREAYEMVADADRSGTNPGSALRTLIQKYAPALILIDEWVAYARQLVTDKELPSGSFETQFTFAQSLTEIVRSVPGAMLVVSIPASDTGAAGAGSDIEVGGANGQLALERLQNVIRRVADQWRPSSKNESFEIVRRRLFQPADAEALRTIAAVARNFVGFYQSDAALFPRDAAKVSDEYEKRIRVSYPLHPELLDRLYEDWSTLERFQRTRGVLKLVSSIVHELWKSEDTSPLILPGNVPLDATTVNTDLTQYLEDQWKPIIDSDIDGPSSTAQRIDLERPSLGQRFVTQRLARTIFMGAAPRVRSTHRGLDKQYLWLGTAIPGDTLGNFGSALELLAQRSTYFYEEQGHYWFDTQPSVTKTANDYAERLREDPEKVWNEITRRLRAEERSRDVFDRVHIAPESSADIPDLEDVRLVIAHPRYSWRKQESRESEAYRWVHDAVGAKGASQRIHRNTVVFLLADRNQLEGLEAATRTYLGWKQVQATSESLNLSVQQRKQADEQVGNFDRVVADRIRGTFIWTVYPVQPEPTQPFELMAEKVPDSGGRSLAERVSHKMRRDDLLVTEFGAAILGSTLREELGTRWRETGEISVGELWGYFTRYIYMHRLVKREVLDAAIERALTAILVENERFGIAAGKDPETGRYRGLVLPPDPNATIQVTDSTLLVDPARAQEQLDADRAARETAPPAAADSQSEGGHVDVVRVAPGIGEADRAGVDEVVKTVAARFFGSVKIDPELYSRDIGNITREIIDRLAGAGARLEITIDIQAVKTEGFNDTEIRTISENARVLKFDPSSGFEKS
- a CDS encoding PDDEXK nuclease domain-containing protein — its product is MTTRNHPEPAPGPETSVGADLTPNHQAALSGEGSLLERVSSLIEQTRAAVATQANAALTLMHWHIGRMIDTEILCETRADYAKEIVASLEPQLTRRFGRGFTRANLYRMIQFSQVFSDEEIVVSLSRQLSWSHILALLPVRSPEARAYYIDQAVNARLSVRALRELIGRHGYERKEIANAQALGGSMIPADSFRDPYFLEFLGLHDSWAERDLEEAIIREMEAFLLEVGNGWAFVSRQQRMTVDNDDFYLDLLFFSRPLRRLIAVELKIGKFKPSYKGQMDFYLKWLDRYERQPGEEAPIGLILCTEASREQVELLEMHKDGIVVAEYWTTLPPKEKLETRIQEIYRDARERIARHQITPATEDRDD